The genomic stretch GCCGTCGTTCTTGAACTCCTCGAGTGAACCGCACCGGAGGGCGGCGCAGTGGTGAGCGGCCTTCCGGTAGGCCTCCCGGTGGCCGGCGAGAACCGCCGCGACGTCCTGTGGTCTCTCGATCCGGTAGAGGTGCGCGTAGAACCGCGACCGCCGGACCTCGGTCGCGGCGGCGCCGAGGGGCTCCGCGGTCACGCCGCCACCCGCCTCCGCGCGTACTCGTCCCAGTGCGCCATGAGAAAACCCCGGATCCCCCGGCCGGGTTTGTAGGGCGGGTATATCGTGCGGTAGGCCTCTTCGGCGTCGGCAAACCTCTCCGTCGGCAGGACGTCGGTGTAGGCCGCGAGGTAGAGGAGCCCGATCGCCGCCGACCGGGAGACGCCGAACCCGCAGTGGACCAGCACCGGTCGGCCCGCCCCGAGGCAACGGTGGATGAAGGCGAGGGCCGCATCGATCGCCTCCTTCGGGATGTCGTCGGGGTCCCGCGTATCGACCAGGTTGAGCATCAGCCGGTTCCCCCGCCGGGCGACCAGGTGCTCGGGGTGATCCGGCGGCACCGTCTCAAGGGGCGAGTAGGTGACCGCAAGGCAGTGGTAGGGGCTCCGGCAGGCGTGCACCACGCACCAGGTCTCGTGCGCCTCCACCGCGACCTCGTAGTCCTCCTGCGTCCCGACGTAGAGGTTCGGATAGATCTCGATCATCGTCCCGCCCCCGTCGCCTCCAGCGCGTACGCCGCCGCGCCGAGGAGCGGCGCCCGCCCTGCAAGTTCGGAGACGACGAGCCGGGGAAGGGCGAGGTAGCGGTCGATGAACGGTTCCATATGCCGGATCACGATATCTCCATAGTAGCGGGCGAGCGGCCCGTCGAAGACGATCACCTCGGGGTTGTAGGCGACGATCGCCGCCGAGACCCCGCGGGCGTTCACTTCCCCGAGCGCCTCCATGAAGGCGAGGGCGACCGGGTCCTCCGCCCGGGCCGCATCGAAGATCGCCCGGGTGGAGGAGTGGTCGAAGGCTACCTGCCGGACGCCGGACGCCTCCCGCCACGCCGCAAAGAACCCGGGGATGTTCTTTGCTGAGGCGTAGGCCTCCCAGTGGCCGGCAAACCCGCACCCGCAGACGAGATTGTAGCAGGTATCGACGGGGATATGCCCGATCTCCCCCGCGTTCCCGTTCATACCGAGGAGAAGGCGGCCGTTCACCACCGCGCCGCCGCCGATGCCGGTCGAGAGGGTGATGTAGACGACGTTATCGGAGCCGCGGGCTGTGCCTGCCCACCGTTCGCCGAGGACGCCGGCCCGGGCGTCGTTGATGAGCGTGACCGGCAGCCCGAACCGCTCCCGGAGCGGCTCGACGATCTCCACGACCGGGAACGCGATGTTCGGTGAGTCGAGGACCCACCCGCGGCCGGGGTCCAGCGGACCGGCCGATGCGACGCTGATGGCCGCGGCCCCACTCCCCTCCGGCGACGCGAGGAGTGCCTCCACCCGGGCGGCGATCGCGGCGGTGATCACCTCCCCTGACGGCCCGGTAGTCGGCGTCGGGACGGCGCCGTAGGCGAGTATGGTCGCGTCGGAGCCGACCAGGGCGGCGCGGAGGTTGGTCCCGCCGAGGTCAACGGTAATCACGGTCGTCATAGAGGTCACTCCTCAGGGCAGCAGATGCTCTCCTTCTCGGATTACGCGAACTACCGGGATAAACCTTGCTTTCTCCGGGACGGCGGATCCGGGAGGAGGCCCACGGCCACGAACGACGCACCCGGCACCCGCTCTCTCACCCCGATAAATCCGGCCGAGGAGATCGCCGCGGGCCTGATCCGGAACCGGGAAGACCCGGACGACCGGCGGTGCCTCGCGGCGTTCGAGGAGATCTGAAGAGACAAACGGTGAGGGCGGTTTGCGTCAGATCTCCTCCCCCACCATCATGCAGGGAAACTTCTCCCGCGGGTACCTGCCCTCGATGGACTCGCGAACGAACCGCTCCCTCGACGGGGCCGCGAGGAGGGCGTCGTAGACCTCTTTTGGAACGCCGGCGTAGCGATAGGCATCGGCGCTCTCGCAGATGACGAGGAGCGCCTTCGTCGTCGGGTCGTAACCGACCGACCGTACGGCGCCGGAACGTCCGGCTGACTGTCGGGACATACGGGCAGGTTGTGGCGGGCGAAGATGATAGCGGTTGCGGCGGGTCTCACCGGACCTTCTCATAGGGGTAGCGCAGCCGGATGAAGTCGCCGAAATACCGGCCCTTCGACCGCGCCGCGAGCATTCCTTCGTAGACGTCGGGCGGCACCCCGACGTAGTGGTAGACCCCGCCGCTGTGGAACTCGACCTCCAGAACCTCGTCTTCCGGGTCGTAGCCGACCGATTTTATGTTGGTGGACTCGACGGTCTGGCGCTGCATGGCGGAGGTAACGGGTGGTGTGGGGATAAGAGTTGCGGGGCATCCGCCGCGCGGTGATGGGGTGAGCAACGCGAGCACCCCGGCCGTCCAGGCGACCATGAAGAGAACAACCGGGGCGAAACATGGTTCTCCGCAGGTATCGTGCTCGCCGGGGCGAGAAGGAGGCTTCGACCCGTCCGTCTCACGCCACCGTCAGGCTCATAACCTCGAAGACCCACCTCCCCGTGACCCACATGGCACGAAGAGACGTAACCGCGGATGAAGCCAGGGCGATGGGCGCGCACCTCGGCATCACCTGGGAGGAGTTCGACGTCGAACAGTTCCGGCGGGGCATGGTCGTGGAACTCGAACACGGCCTCCGCGACCCGGCGACGAACGTCACCGACGACGACCTCTTCCTGACGGCAAAGATAGCGCTTGCGCACTTAAACGAGTTTCCGGACTACTACGACCGGCTCGAGGAGATGGAGGAGGAAGCGGAGGCTTACTGGGCGGAACAGAAGGCGCAGGCGCCTTAGAGTCCGGCGATCGCTCCCGGCGGAGCGATGCACAACAACTATCGCCCGTCCGCTGCAACGATAAACTATGGATCGGAGGTCAGGGGCCGATTGGATCGGGATACGGCAGCGACGGGTCATCGACGGAAGAGAGTACTACGCCGACCGGCTCTACGAGACCCAGCAGACCGCAAAGACCTACGCCCAGCAACTGGAGCGCCGGGAGAAGGACGTCCACGTCCTCAGAACCGCCACCGAAGGAGGGCGCCGGGGCTACGCCGTCTTTTTCGAGAGATAAGAGTCCAGAAAATCCTTCAAACAGGCGGGCAGCCTTCGGCGGGGGCGACAACAGAGTGGGGGGCGAACCCCGCCCACATTCCCCATTACACCATCGCACCGGGGTTTAACTTTCGGGGGTGAAGGGGGCGGAGCGGGAAGTCACCGGTCTTCAGGCCGGGGATGAAAGCGGGGCCCCCTTCCCAATTCACTTTCACCCCGCATGGATAACGTCTATCTCGTCCTCCAACGTATTTACAGCGTCGATGCTCCTCTCCTACAAGTACCGGGCGTATCCCGGCGCAACCACCGAGACACGGCTGAACAGTGCGCTCGATACCTGTAGGTGGCTCTACAACACACTTCTCGAAGAATGTACTACCACGCGGGAGCACGGGATCACTCCGACGATGCGAGGAACACAGGCGCGGATCGTCACGCTGAAAGATGAGAATCCATTTCTGAAGGGCGTGTACTCCAAAGTGCTCCAGATGGTGAACTATACCCTCTGGAGTAACATCGCTGCTCTCTCCCAGACAAAGAAGAGAGGATGGAAGATTGGCAAACTCCGGTTCAAGAGTGCATTCCGGTATCGGACGCTCAACTACAACCAGTCTGGGTTCAAGATCGACCGGGAACACGGCACGATCACGTTCTCGAAGATCGGAGCGATTCCGTTCACAATGCACCGCCCGTACGCTGGCACGGTGAAGGGCGTCTTGATCACCCGTCGCGGGGATCGATGGTATGTGATCGTTCAGGCAGAGCAAGAGGTCTCCGAACCGAAGAGAGAGGGACGATCGGTCGGGATCGATCTCGGTCTGACCTCGTTTGCAGCCGATAGTGACGGTGCAATGATCGAGAATCCCCGGTTCTATGAGTACTCGCTGAAGAAAATCAAGAAGATCCAGCAGAGCATTGCTCGAAAAAAACGGTTCTCAAAGAACTGGACGAAGGCAAAAAGCAAACTGGAGAAGGTTTATGATCGTATCACGAACCAGAAGGGAGATTTCCTGCACAAACTCTCCCGCCGGTACGTTGACACTTATGCGACGATCTGCGTCGAAGACCTGGATATCAAAGGTCTGAAGGAGAAAGGTAACTCTCCGGGACTACACAGGAGTATCCATGATGCTTCATGGGGACGATTCTATTCTTACCTCGCGTGCAAGGCTGAAAGTGCTGGTACGAACCTTGTCAAAGTCGATCCCCGGAATACATCACAGATATGCTCGAACTGCGGAAGCATTGTGAAAAAAACGCTCTCTGAGAGAGTTCATGAATGCCCATACTGTGGGTTTGTTGCTGATCGAGATCACAATGCTGCGGTGAATATTCACCGCGTGGGGATGGAACAGCCCTTCGAGCCTGTGGAGACGATACCGCTACATCACATCTCTGTGATGCAAGTGTTGTCCATGAAGCAGGAAGCCCCGCCCTTCAGGGCGGGGTAGTTCACTATATTTCCCGTACGGCGGAAGTTCGAAGGTTGAACCCGCGGGTTCAATGCTCCCGGCACTCCCGGATCGCCGGGGCCGTGCACCGCTCCCGCCAATCGCCGCTGAGAATTCCCCAGACCTCGACGTCCTCAAAGACCCCCCATTTCCTCGCGTGCTCCCGGAGATGCGCCTCGTGCGCCATCCCGCACTTCGCCATCACCCGGCCCGAGGCCGGGTTGCGGGAGAAGTGCGTGGCGTAGACCCGGTGCAGCCCGAGGACCGAGAACCCGTACTCGATCACCGCACGGGCTGCCTCGGTGGCATACCCTTTGCCCCAGCAGGATTTCGCAATCCAGAACCCGAGCTCCGCCCGCCCGTGACTGTGGTCGATCCCTACGAACCCGACCGCGCCCACGAGACCCGGATCGCCGCGGCGGGTGACGGCGTAGACGATCTGAACCCCCTGCCCGAACCCGGGCCCGAGGGTGGCGATCCAGGTCTCCGCCACTCCGTCGAGGTAAGGGTAGGGTATATCGAGG from Methanoculleus chikugoensis encodes the following:
- a CDS encoding YigZ family protein; this translates as MTAEPLGAAATEVRRSRFYAHLYRIERPQDVAAVLAGHREAYRKAAHHCAALRCGSLEEFKNDGEVGRPGRILLDLLRRHSLGSHALVVSRIFGGVLLGPGNVGRAFRDAGEAALREAGVTR
- a CDS encoding dual specificity protein phosphatase family protein; its protein translation is MIEIYPNLYVGTQEDYEVAVEAHETWCVVHACRSPYHCLAVTYSPLETVPPDHPEHLVARRGNRLMLNLVDTRDPDDIPKEAIDAALAFIHRCLGAGRPVLVHCGFGVSRSAAIGLLYLAAYTDVLPTERFADAEEAYRTIYPPYKPGRGIRGFLMAHWDEYARRRVAA
- a CDS encoding ROK family protein produces the protein MTTVITVDLGGTNLRAALVGSDATILAYGAVPTPTTGPSGEVITAAIAARVEALLASPEGSGAAAISVASAGPLDPGRGWVLDSPNIAFPVVEIVEPLRERFGLPVTLINDARAGVLGERWAGTARGSDNVVYITLSTGIGGGAVVNGRLLLGMNGNAGEIGHIPVDTCYNLVCGCGFAGHWEAYASAKNIPGFFAAWREASGVRQVAFDHSSTRAIFDAARAEDPVALAFMEALGEVNARGVSAAIVAYNPEVIVFDGPLARYYGDIVIRHMEPFIDRYLALPRLVVSELAGRAPLLGAAAYALEATGAGR
- a CDS encoding KTSC domain-containing protein, whose product is MSRQSAGRSGAVRSVGYDPTTKALLVICESADAYRYAGVPKEVYDALLAAPSRERFVRESIEGRYPREKFPCMMVGEEI
- a CDS encoding KTSC domain-containing protein → MQRQTVESTNIKSVGYDPEDEVLEVEFHSGGVYHYVGVPPDVYEGMLAARSKGRYFGDFIRLRYPYEKVR
- a CDS encoding DUF5661 family protein, which encodes MVLRRYRARRGEKEASTRPSHATVRLITSKTHLPVTHMARRDVTADEARAMGAHLGITWEEFDVEQFRRGMVVELEHGLRDPATNVTDDDLFLTAKIALAHLNEFPDYYDRLEEMEEEAEAYWAEQKAQAP
- a CDS encoding RNA-guided endonuclease InsQ/TnpB family protein, which codes for MLLSYKYRAYPGATTETRLNSALDTCRWLYNTLLEECTTTREHGITPTMRGTQARIVTLKDENPFLKGVYSKVLQMVNYTLWSNIAALSQTKKRGWKIGKLRFKSAFRYRTLNYNQSGFKIDREHGTITFSKIGAIPFTMHRPYAGTVKGVLITRRGDRWYVIVQAEQEVSEPKREGRSVGIDLGLTSFAADSDGAMIENPRFYEYSLKKIKKIQQSIARKKRFSKNWTKAKSKLEKVYDRITNQKGDFLHKLSRRYVDTYATICVEDLDIKGLKEKGNSPGLHRSIHDASWGRFYSYLACKAESAGTNLVKVDPRNTSQICSNCGSIVKKTLSERVHECPYCGFVADRDHNAAVNIHRVGMEQPFEPVETIPLHHISVMQVLSMKQEAPPFRAG
- a CDS encoding GNAT family N-acetyltransferase, whose product is MTGQPALATDRLLLRPFTLADAPEVQRIAGDYDIASRTLDIPYPYLDGVAETWIATLGPGFGQGVQIVYAVTRRGDPGLVGAVGFVGIDHSHGRAELGFWIAKSCWGKGYATEAARAVIEYGFSVLGLHRVYATHFSRNPASGRVMAKCGMAHEAHLREHARKWGVFEDVEVWGILSGDWRERCTAPAIRECREH